A region of the Oncorhynchus nerka isolate Pitt River linkage group LG9a, Oner_Uvic_2.0, whole genome shotgun sequence genome:
GTTATTACCTTTCCCTTGTAATCAGAACGCCCTGATGCATCCCTGGTGTGACCTTGTCTACCTCACTGACATCATGGTTGACTTCCACTGTGATGTCTTCTTCCCGCAGTTTGACCAAAGCATTTTTAGAAAACAAGAGAGATGAGGAAGCATATTTAATTCTCTGCTCTCTTGGCTCTAAGCAGTGCAGCACTGTTTCCTTACACTTTGGACTGTTTTGATAAGTGGATATATTCTCTGTTCAGACTGACCAGGTCCACTCCACACACGTCAAGCCAAGTGTTAGAAAGCATCATCAATCTGTCTAAATTGTCCCTTTGTTTCCCTTAACCTCAAACTAGGTTTCCTGGAGTACCAAATGAGATTCAAGAGGAGAATGGGGTTACATTTCAATTTGAAGTTTTCAAGAGGGAGATCTGTGGAGCTGAATAAATACAAACGTTCTGACTATTCTTTGTCAGACCTTCAGTGCCTTTTTTAACTGGCATTGTGGATTGAGATGTTAAGTTGATGTCGGTTTCTATCCATGTATATCCCGTTTGATTTTTATCATGTTTATTCAGATCTACTCGTGAAACTAACATAAAATGTAGTGAAGAACTGTATGAATGCACTAAACAATGTTTACTACACCACATACAATAAGAAGGGTATCCTATCGGAACCTTGTGTTCTGTTGTCCAGTGCAATTCTAATAAAAAATCATTATCCATTTGTATATTACAAATGCCCCACTCACTCTGCCTCTCATGTGTCTGTGACTGCATCAGCACAGTTCCATAACACTCATGAATCAAATTAGTCAACATGTCCATCCCAGTCAGATTTGTTACTGTTAGTCATGTCATGTGTTGTCAAATATAGACAGATTTTCATGTTTGTCCCAGACGATTGAGCCATATAGTGGCCTTCCTTGTCTGATGCATAATCAATCCCCTGTTATCCTCTCCCCTCATCAGTAATATTCTGCAAGGTCCAAACCAATGGCTCTCTCTGAGTCAGAGCCTACGTCAGAGCAAGAGTGGCCTGGGGTGAGTCACAGCAACATGGGCACCAGGGTTGTGGGGGGTTGTTCCTGGAAGTGCCCACGTTGCTATGACTCACCCCATGCCACTCTTGCTCTAACATATGCTCTGATATTTATGAAGATTTATGACTGACGATTTCATATCATATGGCAATTTACGTTATGGAGTCACCACCCAAAGGCTGGAATGGTTTTAATACTTGTAATTATGATGATTTCAAAAGTGTTTCATGTCAACTGGTGCTTTAAATGATACAGGAAATATATATTGTTGAACATTTATTCTGAATTATGTTTCTTGAAAGGTGTAGGAGAGCCATTAGATTTCTTGCAAATGTTTACTATTGAAGAATGTCTGCAATGTAGTGATGTAAGTTGTAATGATACTTAAATAAAGTTCCTTTAAATTCTTCAACTTGCCGTGATATTGTATTTGTCATCATGGCTAATCGAATACTTGTCATCAGTAATAAttaattcaactccatctttcagtATACAGTGTTTGAGTAAGTGATCCTCTAGATGGAGACATAAGACAGGACATAGAGAAAAGAGTGGGTACGGCCCCTGAAACCAATTTCCGTTTTCCCTCCTTATTACAACATTTATCCAATGTCATGGATGTGGATAGGATGTGGTATGTGAACCAGTTTCTTAGAACTTTACTTAAACTGACTGATTACTGTCAGACAGATTAGGATCTTATGTCCTCTATATAATTGTGTATCAAAGAACTTCTTGTCCACATCCACTCAGACAACTTGTGTATACCACAACACAACGTAAATTACTATATGCAAATGTATCCCAGAAGGGTCACCTTTACTGAGGGACATTATcgatatgtcccaaatggcacctaaatcctcatgggccctggtcaaaagtagtgcactacatagggaatagagtgtcatttgggacgcatatTATGGGATATCCTGGTATTATAACAGCTGAGGAGAAAGATGCTTAGCCGTGGTCTCTGAGCACACATTCATTATCCAAGTCCTACTGACCTCAGACATTGAATATTTACCACCTTAATACTCTACAATGCTATCGCTGCAGCTGAAAATCATACATTTTAATTGCAGGTGTCATCTATTTTCATATTTAACCTGATTTATGCCCCATAAAAACAATGTGTACCCCTGGCTAATAATACCGGGTGTCACATTTGAAATGAAAAATAACAATTGATACTGCCTCTTATTAACCTCTCCTGCTTTAAGAGATAATTCAGACTGACATAGTCGCCGTAGGGCAGCAGACAGGACGTGGTGACAGTGGATCATCATTGAGAGCGAACAAGGAAGATAGAGGGAGAAAAAAGTGAAAATGGAATTTGCATTTATACACTTCGCATGGTCTTGTTCATTACACTCAAATGGAAGCAGACCTTTTaacagaaaacatactgtatttgAGCTCATAAAACAAGTTCAGGTTGTACCAAAAGAGGTCAGTGGGTAGTACTCTGTTTTAAAATGATGGCACCAATTTGGATGTTACTGAATATAACTCAGTGTGACAATGTATGAGGGAGAAGTCACTGACATTGAAACCAACTGTAGAAAATAAAAGTGAACTTTTGGGACTGCAATATGTCCCCAAACATATCGTTATAGCCGGCTGGTTCTGAAATTGTACATGACTCGGAACTAAACCAAATCATATAAAAATACCCTTTGGAGAACCCAAATTCATTAACATGTACATAGAATTTTGTTATTGCCATGATTACAGCAGTCTTGTTAAGCTGGATCTCTTCCCCCCTCTGGTCAGACTATAGAAGCGTCTGAAATGGCCCCAATtcactagggctctggtcagactaTAGAAGCGTCTGAAATGGCCCCAATtcactagggctctggtcagactaTAGAAGCGTCTGAAATGGCCCCAATtcactagggctctggtcagactaTAGAAGCATCTGAAATGGCCCCAATtcactagggctctggtcagactaTAGAAGCGTCTGAAATGGCCCCAATtcactagggctctggtcagactaTAGAAGCATCTGAAATGGCCCCAATtcactagggctctggtcagactaTAGAAGCATCTGAAATGGCCCCAATTCACTAGGGCTCTAGTCAGACTATAgaagcatctgaaatggcaccctattcactagagctctggtcagactatagaagcatctgaaatggcaccctattcactagagCTCTGGTCAGACTATAGAAGCATCTGAAATGGCCCCAATtcactagggctctggtcagactatagaagcatctgaaatggcaccaattcactagggctctggtcagactaTAGAAGCATCTGAAATGGCCCCAATtcactagggctctggtcagactatagaagcatctgaaatggcaccctattcactagagCTCTAATTAGACGATAGAAGCATCTGAAATGGCCCCAATtcactagggctctggtcagactatagaagcatctgaaatggcaccctattcactagagCTCTGGTCAGACTATAGAAGCATCTGAAATGGCCCCAattcaatagggctctggtcagactaTAGAAGCGTCTGAAATGGCCCCAATtcactagggctctggtcagactatagaagcatctgaaatggcaccctattcactagagctctggtcagactatagaagcatctgaaatggcaccctattcactagagctctggtcagactatagaagcatctgaaatggcaccctattcactagagctctggtcagactatagaagcatctgaaatggcaccaattcactagggctctggtcagactaTAGAAGCATCTGAAATGGCCCCAATtcactagggctctggtcagactaCAGAAGCATCTGAAATGGCCCCAATtcactagggctctggtcagactaTAGAAGCATCTGAAATGGCCCCAATtcactagggctctggtcagactaTAGAAGCATCTGAAATGGCCCCAATtcactagggctctggtcagactaTAGAAGCATCTGAAATGGCCCCAATTCactagggccctggtcagacTATAGAAGCATCTGAAATGGCCCCAATtcactagggctctggtcagactatagaagcatctgaaatggcaccctattcactagagctctggtcagactatagaagcatctgaaatggcaccctattcactagagCTCTGGTCAGGCTATAGAGGCAtctgaaatggaaccctattcactaGGGCTTTGGTCAGACTATAgaagcatctgaaatggcaccctattcactagagctctggtcagactatagaagcatctgaaatggcaccaattcactagggctctggtcagactaTAGAAGCATCTGAAATGGCCCCAATtcactagggctctggtcagactatagaagcatctgaaatggcaccattTTCACTAGAGCTCTGGTCAGACTATAGAAGCATCTGAAATGGCCCCAATtcactagggctctggtcagactaTAGAAGCATCTGAAATGGCCCCAATTCactagggccctggtcagacTATAGAAGCATCTGAAATGGCCCCAATTCACTAGGACTCTGGTCAGACTATAGAAGCATCTGAAATGGCCCCAATtcactagggctctggtcagactatagaagcatctgaaatggcaccctattcactagagCTCTGGTCAGACTATAGAAGCATCTGAAATGGCCCCAATTCACTAGGGCTCTCGTCAGACTATAGAAGCATCTGAAATGGCCCCAATTCactagggccctggtcagactatagaagcatctgaaatggcaccaattcactagggctctggtcagactaTAGAAGCATCTGAAATGGCCCCAATTCACTTCGGCTCTGGTCAGACTATAgaagcatctgaaatggcaccctattcactagagctctggtcagactatagaagcatctgaaatggcaccctattcactagagCTCTGGTCAGACTATAGAGGCAtctgaaatggaaccctattcactaGGGCTTTGGTCAGACTATAgaagcatctgaaatggcaccctattcactagagctctggtcagactatagaagcatctgaaatggcaccaattcactagggctctggtcagactaTAGAAGCATCTGAAATGGCCCCAATtcactagggctctggtcagactaTAGAAGCATCTGAAATGGCCCCAATTCactagggccctggtcagactatagaagcatctgaaatggccccctattcactAGAGCTCTGGTCAGACTATAGAAGCATCTGAAATGGCCCCAATtcactagggctctggtcagactatagaagcatctgaaatggcaccctattcactagagctctggtcagactatagaagcatctgaaatggcaccctattcactagagctctggtcagactatagaagcatctgaaatggcaccaattcactagggctctggtcagactaTAGAAGCATCTGAAATGGCCCCAATtcactagggctctggtcagactatagaagcatctgaaatggcacccttttcactAGAGCTCTGGTCAGACTATAGAAGCATCTGAAATGGCCCCAATtcactagggctctggtcagactaTAGAAGCATCTGAAATGGCCCCAATTCactagggccctggtcagacTATAGAAGCATCTGAAATGGCCCCAATTCACTAGGGCTCTGGTAAGACTATAgaagcatctgaaatggcaccctattcactagagCTCTGGTCAGACTATAGAAGCATCTGAAATGGCCCCAATtcactagggctctggtcagactatagaagcatctgaaatggcaccctattcactagagctctggtcagactatagaagcatctgaaatggcaccaattcactagggctctggtcagactaTAGAAGCATCTGAAATGGCCCCAATtcactagggctctggtcagactaTAGAAGCATCTGAAATGGCCCCAATTCactagggccctggtcagacTATAGAAGCATCTGAAATGGCCCCAATTCACTAGGACTCTGGTCAGACTATAGAAGCATCTGAAATGGCCCCAATTCactagggccctggtcagactatagaagcatctgaaatggccccctattcactAGAGCTCTGGTCAGACTATAGAAGCAtcagaaatggcaccctattcactagggCTTTGGTCAGACTATAGAAGCATCTGAAATGGCCCCAATtcactagggctctggtcagactaTAGAAGCATCTGAAATGGCCCCAATtcactagggctctggtcagactatagaagcatctgaaatggcaccctattcactagagctctggtcagactatagaagcatctgaaatggcaccctattcactagagctctggtcagactatagaagcatctgaaatggcaccaattcactagggctctggtcagactatagaagcatctgaaatggcacccttttcactAGAGCTCTGGTCAGACTATAGAAGCATCTGAAATGGCCCCAATtcactagggctctggtcagactaTAGAAGCATCTGAAATGGCCCCAATTCactagggccctggtcagacTATAGAAGCATCTGAAATGGCCCCAATTCACTAGGGCTCTGGTAAGACTATAgaagcatctgaaatggcaccctattcactagagCTCTGGTCAGACTATAGAAGCATCTGAAATGGCCCCAATtcactagggctctggtcagactatagaagcatctgaaatggcaccctattcactagagctctggtcagactatagaagcatctgaaatagaaccctattcactagggccctggtcagacTATAGAAGCATCTGAAATGGCCCCAATtcactagggctctggtcagactatagaagcatctgaaatggcaccctattcactagagCTCTGGTCAGACTATAGAAGCATCTGAAATTGAACCCTATtcactagggctctggtcaaaagtagttctctataggcaatagggtgctgGTTCAGATGCTGCCAAAGTTTGTTGGTTGGCAGTGAGCTGGAAACCTTGAAGCATAAAGTCATGACTTTGTTAGCTGTGCTGCTCATTCCCCATTAAAAAGCACTCTGAGCATGTTTCAAGGGCTCCAGCAGGCTTTAAACTCTCAGCAAGGCCTTTAAAATAAGCTTACAGTACAGTATTTGGGGTAGGCCTATATGCTCAGCAAGACCGCATAGTGATTTTTACCCTGAATTAACATGTGCGCACTAATCTAAAACCACGGCAGGTGTAAGGCAGGTGAAAAGCTGACCAAATTAGTTTCTGCACATATTGAATGCAACTCCACTTCAGTTCTCAATACAAGCCAAGTTGGTAGTAACATTTGAAAGATCAATATCAGTTCTATACCCATGACAAATCAGACATGACAGTGTGTGTTAGACCTATACACACAGGTAATAAAGTTCTTGCAAATCCAACCAAAGAAATCATATTTTGCTTTTCCAGTCAGGCAGAAATTACCTGGTATTTGATTTCAGCACTTCAAAGACTAATAGAGTAAATCTTATCAGCCAATAAAACAAAACCCTGTACAAAACACTTGCTTAAGGGGACAAAAGTGATGCTGCCATCAAGACACTGAGATGATGTTATCCACAATGACATTGACTATAGAGCAAACAAGTTTATGGCTCATTACTGTTTATAAAAGTGTACCCTCAATGATACCTTTCATACACAAAACCAtgaataatcaatcaaattgtttTATTAGGATGTTTTGAGGGGGTTATTTTGACACACAATGGCTTCAACACACAGGCAATTCCCAACACACAGCAAAACACGTATTCAACATTGCATCATAATATCCAAATATTATTGTTATCCTAATAGTATTTAAATATTGCACAGATAAAATGATGCGTTGCCTCTTTCAAGGTAACCTTATCCCCAGGCTAAATGCCTTTGGGGAGGAATTGTCTGCTGTGCAAGACAAGCTCGTCTCCTAAACTCAGTAATACCATTCAGCTGAAAGAAAATCCTGATTCAAGTTCTCCCTATGGTGCTATAAGAATGTTCTGCATTTTAGACCATGAAATCAAGGTCAATCATCACCCTTTAACGgggcaacagggttgaagagTGGTCTTTCCCGTCGCAGCTGCAGTTTACCAGAACTCATCTCAAAGTCCTTCTTAGTGCCGTTGAGGACCTGTAGGCTGCCTGTCCGTACATCATAGCCATATGACCGCAGTCTTTGGATTCGGTAACTTACAATCTGTGTGGTCAGCTCCAGAACGGTCggagtctgtgtaatctgagccATAGTGACTCCAGCTCTGAGCAGGCCCTCGAAGCGTTCAGCCAGGATGACCTCAGGGTAGTAAAGCAAGGCTGGGCAGTTGAGGACCATGTCCCGGAGCTCAGCCTCTGAGCAGCACAGGGTCTCCTGCGAGTAGGCCAGGGTGTGGCGCATGTTGTCCGGGTTGAGCTCGACAACAAACCCCCTGAGTttggagaggaggcggaggagctCTGAGGTGGTGAAACCACGGTCTCTGAGGAACAGCAGGTTGTCCCTCAACACCTCCGGGGGCTTGAGGAGGACAAAGGGGTTCTGACTGAGCAGCTTCTGCAGCCAGATCTTCATGTTAGCTGCGTCGCCCCCCAGCTCCAGATAGGCCTGCTGCAGGGTGCAGACCATCTCCTTGTTCTGCCCCACGGGGCAGCTGAAACTCTGGGGGGCGCTGGCCATCAGCTTGGTGACAATGCGCTTGTTTAGGTGTAAACTCTGGAAAAAGTCGATGTTGGCCCTCTGGTTGGCGTGGTGACTGGAGGTAAAGAAGGAGGCGGGAAACTTCTCAATGATGCccactaggtctctctctctggggcagaTGGACCTCCACAGCTCCCtctgggcctgctgctgctccgGGCTGCAGAGGACCGCCTCGGGGTAGAGCTCCAGGACCCGGGCAATCATGGGCCCCTCTGCTCCCATGTCCCGCAGAAGGCTGGCCGTCTCACTCACATAGGCAGGGCTCTGATGCAGGACCCAGCCCTTGAGCTGGCGGATCTTCTGGATGTCCACAGAAAGGTCATAGAGGGCTTCCACGGTCACCTGGTTCTCTGCTGTGCCTCCCGGGTTTGAGAAGGCCCTGAGAGGGGGGAGACGTCGAATCCGCTGACAGTGGCGGCATAGCAACGTTGTGACTAATCGCAACATGGGTGCACAGTCACAGACCATGCAGGTCTGACCTAGGGGTGATATAACAAAAATAGTAATATGACCTTTCTTTTTCAAGATAGCTTGCTACAGACTACAaatacaaaacatatattttttgtgAATCAAAACAAAGGGAACATAAACTCAGCACTTAACAACTTAGTAATAATGAAGAATAGTACAAATATCACATCAGTCATATGGTCATAACATTGATCTGTCAATGTCTGAGTTAGTCATCTAGCTAAGGttagctaaattagctagctgCCTTGACAGCTATGATAGGTTGCTAAAGGCAAGCAGGATCAATTGTGATGACATCCGACGATGCTGGGAAGACAAAACTATTGCAAACTGACAATTGATTCAATTAaaatgcatgttcattaatttcCCTTGTACTTTCCAAACAGAAACAAAAGAGAAGTACATCACAGTACCTGAGTTTGTTAGCAGCGTTCAGCGGATGTGACGTTTCGTTATGAAACTGAACTTTGCTTCTTTGGTGTATGGCTGTGTGGTACTAGCTGCAGATGCACCACAGCGCAACTAAGTGTACAAGAACGGTAATACACAGCTGACACTATGCAAAAATCTAAACTCATCCCTCAAGCCACTGAAAGGCAGACAAAAAATTATTCCAGCTTAAAATGGATACTAAACTAAGTTTACATAGATCATATAGATCACAGAAGAGATGTAATGTAGCAATGCTTTTCTTCTGCTTCTGACTAAACTTGCTTGTAGGAAGCAGAGCAGTAACAACCCCCAGTATCCTTCTCTTATCTTCTTATCTTTACATTCCTCCATCAGAGCTCTGGTCTTGCACCATACACTTCCAGTAATTAGGGTATTTTGGCAAAtctatatatcaaatcaaatagcAGTTGATGCATCTCAGAAGCAGCAACATATGGGACAGACACTGATCACTGTAATCAGCACAGAGCTAAACTGGAGTGAACAGAGAGGGAAAGTTTCTCACAGTTGGGGCTTAATCACACTGCTTGATCACCAGCTCCACAGGCTGTTCTTCCAGCCCAGTTCAGGAAATGTATGTAGCTTCCCAATCTGGTGACTGAGAGGAAATTGGAGCTCATTATTGTAAGTCTGCATAATATTTAAATGCACCTAGGGATAATGGCTTGAATGCAGGCAGCCAGGCAGGTACTAATCAGCAATACTATTGTATGTAGCTCATGTAATCAGCACCCCTTACTTTTTGTAGAGGCCAGGGAGTAAGACTGAGGTTGGACAATTTTTGTGGACACAGCAACTGAcatcattgtaaaaaaaaaatcccttcaATTAGCTGCATAACTTGTAGTACAGTCCAAATGCTTAAAGATAATAGAATAATGAATGTAAGAACCtagttattacattttttaaatgtctttatttcaccaggtaggctagttgagaacaagttatcatctacaactgcgacctggccaagataaagcaaagcagttcgacacatacaacaacacagagttacacgtggaattaacaaacatacagtcagaaatacagtagaaaaagtctatatacagtgtgtgcaaatgaggtaggataagggaggtaaggcaataaataggccatggaggtgaagtaattacaacatAGCaagtaaacactggaatggtagatgtgcagaagatgaatgtgcaagtagagatactggggtgcaaaggagcaagataaataaataaacagagtatggggatgaggtagttggatgggctatttacagatggactatgtacaggtgcagtgatctgtgagctgctctgacagcaggTGCTTAAAGCAAAATAACTCCAGTTATTGACAACCTCCTTATCTCCTTTTCTGTCTGCTCATGGCTGTTTGAGTGAAGAGTCCTTAGCGATATGTAGTTTGTACATGATGTGTGATTCACAGAGAGAAAGTTGTGTGAACTTCATCTTTATGCTGTAGAGAATACGATTTTCTTCAGGCATTACACATTTGTCTGAACTTTAAAACCTAACCAATACTTATACAATATCACTATGTAGCCCACTGATAAAGGACATGGGTTATAATGTATCTAACAGAGGTAGGACCAAGTCACTATTATTCGAGCACAAGCAAGTCTCACGTCACAAGGTCCATGTCTCAAGTTGAGTCCCAAGTAGATCGGGTGAAAAGTCGTACACTCTAAGAGCAAGTCGTACATTCTAAGAGCAAGTCAAATCGAGTAGAGTCACAAGTTTTCAAGTCAAGTAAAAAAAAGTTTTGTCTACAACACATTTTGACTAGTCTATGTAATTGTAAAATAGGGCATTTGTAGCAGTCGTAAGGGCGTGAAAATCAGCAGGAAGCAAGGCAGGTTGACGTGCTCAGAGTGTAGATTTATTTACAGGTGTTAGTGATCCAATGATGAAAGCGCAATATCATACAAAATATACAAGCAGATTTACCAAATATACACGGGCAATAGCCCAAAATGAATAGCCTCTTTATCAGGCTTAACATGTCCTATCTGAACGGACACAAGTAGAGCGCCTCCCCTTGAGAAACCAAATCGAATCTGTCTAACAGAAGctcaaacaggtaggcctacataatACAAGCACTTGGCCCCCAGGACCAATTGGCAATTACAACGAATAAACTGGTTCTATAATGTAAAAGGCAATTTCCACATCCATTGGTACATTTGTCTCAATCAGACTTAATGATTATGCATGATATTTCAACCCCATGCATACATACATGGAGCGAACAATAATTTTCTCTTATTCAACGTTCCGACTCCAAAGCGTGGAGCGCATGCCACAAAACATATTTCTATGCACACTGAGACTTGCGCTCCTATTATGCACAACCATAATGACAGAGACTATAGGACAGACACAGGGAACTCCGACATAACCCGAGAAATATGAACGAAGGAAGCCATACTTTAAATGAAATAAACAGATCTTCTACCTCATGAGTCTTATGAACGTTCATATGCACTATAAACATCGCGCCCACTCAGAGCAGGGAAAATAATGGTAGGCTAAATGAAAATGTATCGTAAGCCTATCAAACGTGAAACAAAAATGTCTACGTGTTGCAAGAAACAGTACGGTGATGGAATGAAGACACGCTAGCAAATTATTGTAATATTATATGGAATATAGATTTACTACATAGGGCCTTGTAAAAcattaaaaagttatcctttttagaaaAAACTATAGtaacgtcaccaaataattgattaaaatacactgttttgcaatgaaggtctacagtagcctcaacagtgCTCTGTAGGGTAGCATCATAGTGTAGCCAGAgtacagctagcttccgtcctctgggtacattgatgtcaatacaaaacctaggaggctcatagtTCTcaaccccttccatagacttacacagtaattatgacaacttccggactccaacctatcagagctcttgcagcatgaactgacatgttgtccacccaatcaaatgataaaaaaaaaaatttatttcacctttatttaaccaggtaggccagttgagaacaagtttataactgcgacctggccaagataaagcaaa
Encoded here:
- the LOC115134710 gene encoding transcription termination factor 2, mitochondrial-like codes for the protein MVCDCAPMLRLVTTLLCRHCQRIRRLPPLRAFSNPGGTAENQVTVEALYDLSVDIQKIRQLKGWVLHQSPAYVSETASLLRDMGAEGPMIARVLELYPEAVLCSPEQQQAQRELWRSICPRERDLVGIIEKFPASFFTSSHHANQRANIDFFQSLHLNKRIVTKLMASAPQSFSCPVGQNKEMVCTLQQAYLELGGDAANMKIWLQKLLSQNPFVLLKPPEVLRDNLLFLRDRGFTTSELLRLLSKLRGFVVELNPDNMRHTLAYSQETLCCSEAELRDMVLNCPALLYYPEVILAERFEGLLRAGVTMAQITQTPTVLELTTQIVSYRIQRLRSYGYDVRTGSLQVLNGTKKDFEMSSGKLQLRRERPLFNPVAPLKGDD